The genomic segment AGTGGAGCAATACACAGATGAACACCCCACCAGGGTGCAATCCAGAAAATAGTGATCCATCAGAACTGACAGGTCAGACTTTATACTGAAATCTACCAACAGACTAATTCACAGACTTTGACTTGATTTTAGTAGAAGACTACTTTGGAAAACCTTCAAAAGGAGAACAttctaaatttaacaaagtgatcactaattgaaaaaacactattaaggactattgtttttttggttaaagggcccaattttattttctgtgaatatattttgtcattgtattgttgtatatgtatatagGTTAAACTAGAGTTCCAGTTGGCAAATTCATTGATGTCTCATGTTTGGTGATTGTTGCACTGATGCTTGGCTCCTTTCGAACCTAGAGGGAGGTGTATTACTCGAGTGGGTTACAATTGCAAAAATgcatagaaaagaaaaaggttcaggactacacacacacacacacacacacacacacacacacacacgtgtgtgatAAGGACAGAATATTAGCAGTAGGAGCGTAACATGCTGAGGCCTTTGCCTCCTGAATTTTTCTTAGCTGCagattttttcagtttttcctcagcAAGTTGTGAATAGAGAGATTTGCTGGACAGACGCTTCTGTTTTACTAGACTACTACTAAACTGGAAAAACATTATGTAACAGAGCAGTTTTTGAAGAAACTGCTGTACacatttggaaacatttcacttGGATGTGAGCAGGTCTCACAGAAAAACCAGATCAAGCTAGAATTAGTCAGCTCTTGTAGATAAAGCTTCATACTTTGCTGCCTTTATGACACAAGTCAAACATGGCAAAGgaacattattttattgttaatttaattgttaattttagCTTGACGTAAGTTTGCTATGTGATGCATTTACAGTCctaaacatgttttctcttgttACATTAAAGTATAAAATCAACAAGTCAGAAATATATAGCATTTGTTGTGGTAAATGcagagttttaaaatatatcataTCATTCATATCTAATTTTTGTTTCACAAAATGAAGGACGGCTAAAGAGTGCAAAACGTTGACAGCAACTGGAAGTTGGCTGAACATTGGGCCTTTAAGCCGTATCAACTGCTCCTCCAGTAATGTGTTATAAAAAGAACCATCAGTGTTTGAACGTGAGAAcaggttaaagaaaaacatgttgagACAGAGACATGAAGAGGacaatgattttatttcatttttccaaCTCAGACCACCAACAATTCTGCTTTCTGACTGGCTGCTCAGGGTCCATTAATGAAGTAAGTCAGACCATTTGAATGAATTTCatacagtgaaaacacagaaaaatagaatttaatgtgtcttttatttagTGTATTAGTCATCAGAGTCTATGTTAGGGTCACAGTCGGAGTCAGCATTACAGTCAGCCACGGTGCCTATCATCCCCTTTAATATGTTtgttatttcttcatttttaatacACAGAGCCCCCCCAGGCCTCTCAAACTGGCTTTCTGATCTGTTTACATCAGCTATGCAGGTGAAAGGTTTGTTCTGATCTGTAGTCACACACCATTTCGAATGATCCTTTGATGGCTTCCAGTTACCAAAGTCAGTCTTTAGACACTCAgtattttccaaagtttttcCATCAATGGTCCAGCTGTTCTTGACACGACCCCTCTGGCAGCCCCAACTCTGAACTTTCACAGGACTGTCAGCTTTCTTTAGAATGGCAACGTACAGATCTGCATCTCCAACTACAACAGGAGTCAAGTTACACAAACTGCATCTTCCAGATTTGTGCTGTTAATATGCAAACTTCAGCTGCAGCAAACTGACTGTGAATGTTCCCTTACCTGTATTAGCACTTAAGAGGCTGGGGTCTATTCTCTGTTTCTTCGCTGGAGGGTCTAAAGGAAACGATGTGCAGAAAGAGTCACTGTGATTTTAGAGACACAGGAACAAGTTTGCACAAATTCACACAGTCCAAATAACAGTAGTAGATTCAGTAGGTTCAGACGATGTGGCCAAATGTTTGTACAAAGCCTTTTGAATCAACACCTTTTTCATGCtctttgtaatttaattatttaacaaactAGGTCATGATTATATAGATATAATTATCAGTAGAAACAATGTATTAGTCCAAAAGTTTTAGACAATATACAGCTGGGTGCAAAGGGAACATAATAAGACTAGTTTTAATTTCTCTCGAAGGAGCAGTTGCTCTGTGTGCAGAAAATtatgttcatttaaaacaatctttgttttactctttatgccatttcaaaataaagagatgcaaacttttgcacccaactgtaagtGAATGAAAACATTATGACAGTTAAGGTTGAAAATGTGTTGAATGCTGAAGCCTTGAAAGTCTTATTGGTTGTGTCAAATCTAATAAACTATCCCCAAAACAGAAACGTGAAGGAAACTCACTGTTTACTTTTAATAGTTGTTTTGAAATGCTATGAAACATTTGACCCTTCTTTGATTGCAGATCCTGGAAAACACTGGAAGGGGGAACTGGATCAACTTGATCTTTAACTTTCTGAAGCTCATCGTGAAAGCCAGTCGGAATATGATGTTCGAATGCGTAGGCTCTGATGTACTGCAGGTGTTTACCTGACAATGTATGTAACACATTTAGAATTACTTTCAATTCAGATATTTCAGAAACAGTAAATATGCAGCTGTGTATGTTACTGAGCTTGTTACCTATTTTTTCAAACTGGTCGTAGGGAAACGTTACACAGATAAATGTCTGAGCATTTCTACTTCCACCTGAAGGCCAGAAATTCTTATCTCTTCTGTAAGGAAACCTTGGTGTGCTGTGTAGGAGCCAGACTCCACTGCTCTGATCCAACATCACAACTCCTGAggaacacaaagacaacatgaacAGCTACACCCACTGTCCACAGCTTAACCCCAACTGAACAAAACTGATCATGGAGCAGgggaaaaaacctttttcattATCTGCAggttacatttttgtttgacaacTTGAGGCTGAAGTCCGTGTGAAAACGCAGCAGAGGTGCAGCAGAATAATGGGAAAGATGATTTACCTGAGGAGCCACACTCTCTGCTTACCTTTACTGTGGCCGTAGGTATGACCAGCATGATGATCTGGAGGCTGATCACTGTAGCTGATAAATCCAAAGTCTGGTGGCTACAAGCAAtgcagaaaacataaataaacctAATAAAACTCACATTTTTCAAAGCTCCAGTGACCAGCTAACATACTTAACAACCACATCTGTTATTATCTGCTTCTTATtcaggagagagaaaacaaaactgctggTTGCTGTTAGTTTGTTAATGTGACTCTGTGCTTTACTCATGACTCCTGACTAGTACCAAACCATTCAATCTACCccggaaaacaacaacaagacaaTGAGAAACAGATGAGACTCACCTTATTATTTCCCACATTAAACAGGGGCCTCAGGGTGTTTGCCAGGATGCCGTTAGGATCATCGATGGGCTTTTGGTTACGTGCTGCCGTTATCGTTGATCCTTGtggagaaatgaaaataaactccAAACCTGTGGTCACTTTGTTTTGATACTTGACATTTTTTGGTGCCTTGTAGAGGATGAACCTaatgaaacaaagacaacaggAGTCAGTATTTAACATAGTGACTGTCTTTGACAAACCtgtaaaacatttctcattcaGTCAATTAACATGcagataattaataattatataattaatgAATTAAGACAATGTTTCCTTCATCTTCAAGACCCATGATTTCTTgatgtaaatgcattttttggAGGGGGGTTTGTCATGTGCAGTGTGTTCAGTTTGAAGTTTGAAGACTCCagcacaaaaaatgtttaaatctcaAAAAATTGATAACAACTAACACATCTACGGCCGTGATACAGTCCATTGAATACAACTATAATTTTGGTTGTGGCTTCACACTGAAGGGCCAacactttgctgcatttgattatttttatcaGTTTCAGTGTCTGACAGAGGTTCCCTGATGTCTCACCAGTCCACTTCACCATCGTTCTCGTCTTTGCAGGTCACTGAGGCCTCGGAGCTGCAGCAGAGCAGACTGACGGTCAGGACCAACCTCCACATGACTTCCTGAAACGCAGAAACACATCAGCTCATCTATGTCAGCAGGAGAAAAGACTTGAAAATGAAAGCTCACCTGTTTTCAGCTTAAGTGAGCACTGATGCGTCGTCCTCTCGGTCTGCTTTGACCTGAGCTCACCAGGCCTTATACCTCCAACTCCCTCCACCTCTTTGCCTATCAACCCACCAATATCCACGTGGCTCAACGTAGTCAATTTGCATTGTTAGTTTAAGTCATTGCATTTTCAGCAGGCAGCAACACGGACcttttttgaatgtgtgtgtctgatatTGATACAGCTCGCACAGCTTTGCATGGGAAACACTAAACGCTGACCCGACAGTTAACTCCACTTCAGTGCTATAAAGATAGCATGAAATGCCAGGATAACATCATGATTGGTTGCTTCTCTGCAGGTTGACTGAATGATCTCATCCTTACTACAAAGTCGTTGCTCAGCCGGTTCTGTCTACAAACCACACAGACAGCTGGATCCACTGAGGCCCGTACAGGTGACTGGAGACTTTTCCTACTACGCTGCTTGTAGTTGGGTTCAGCTTGTCATGGCCATGAGTGAATTATCTTCATCCTCAGTCATCACATGACAGACAGCTCCTCTGTGGTCGCGCTGCATAAACACTGTCACAGTCATTTATTAATACAATACTGGCTGGTTAGTTTCACAGCAGTTTAAAAAAGTCACGTCATGTTAAACTTTAAACCAATGTCAATTGTTTTAATTGGttgaaacatgttaaaatgtgctACGTTCTTTTCATTGTAAGATTAATTTCCAGTGGAGGCCAGTAACATTTTCATGTATGAACTGTGCTTGTGTTCACATACATTCGCTGAGATTTCCTCTGGAGTTTCTGACTCCTATCACTATATTAAGAACTGTTCatggtcttcttcttcttttcctttcagcttttccctttcaggtgtctccacagcgaatcatgtgcctccatctaactctgtcctgtgcatcctcttctctcacaccaactaacttcatgtcgtctctcactacatccataaatctcctctttgctcttcctctagacctcctgcctggcagctccaacctcggCAACCTTCTCATGACCCAGTCATGATCCCCTCACCTGATAACAACAACGACATCTCagttaaatatttcataatctTTTCAGGATTATTTTTGCCTCTGTCCCaatgtttgagtgtgttgcaGCATCAAATTCTGAGTttgcttacattttttttattgcactttaGAAAAAGTTCTGGAAACGTAGTTTGTAGATTGAGCAGTTTTAACCTGTGTGATGGTGATGCAGGGAGGTGATGCTCAGACGCGTCTGATGATCACGGTGAAAAACCTTGGGAGCTCACATCTTGTAAAAACTGGTGGAGAATGGGGCAAAAACTAATTGACAAGAAGTGAAACACCCTCAGGTAGAGAGACGAACCTGCTCCACTACAGGAGGCATTTTGTACCAGGGTTAAAGGAGGAAAACACTAGTAAAGGCTGCAACACTCACATGTGCAGTTTGATTTGCCAAGTATGTTAATATTTGATACTGTATTTCTCATATGTTTAAGTTGTTGATGTGAGGGAGAACTTTTTAGCTGTCTTCAGTCTGCTCCTGCTCTCTGATCTGTGCTGAGTTTTCATGCAGACGTTTTCGTATCTTTATTGGGACCTGCCTTGATTTTCATATTTATCTTGTGTGTAGAGCTGCAGCCAGCAGTTCATTTTCTGCAAGATTAACTTTCCAGTGCAAAGTCAGTGTGGTGCAGTGTTACCACTGCTGCTCACAGTAAGAAGCTTCTGGCTTCTTCTCAAAGTAaactattcatttttaaagaatgTCAGCAAGTACTGTGAAATGACCtggaacattttcaaatgtctgGTTTTGATGAGACAGATGTTGAAGTTGAATATTCACAAATACTCACACCATGACTTCATACACTGATAAAATAACCAGCATGATCTACTTAAAAGTTTGCAGTGGGAGAACTTTAGAAAATGCAGTTTAACTAAGGCAAATCTTCTAAGACAGAGCTTCGTGTTTTTGGTTCACATCCTCATCAGTCCTGGTTGTCAAGGTCCCCTGCTCTGCCTACTGATTACCTGGACCAGATGTATTCAGTGAATCGGAGacacattcatgtagatgctgacagtaactgctgctgtttaaagtttgcctaaccagtatataaggaagcaacatttcatttcagctatttcagcaaaaacagtctTTGCTGCTGAGAGGTGAAATGGCGCAGAAAGGAGTTCAGCTGGACCGAGAGACGATTTCTTGTTCGATCTGTCTGGATCTACTGAAGGATCCGGTGactattccctgtggacacagctACTGCATGAAGTGTATTAAAAGGTTCTGGGATGAAGAGGATGGTAAGAAACTCCACAGCTGccctcagtgtagacagaccttcacacCGAGACCTGTCCTGGTGAAAAACAGCATGTTAGCAGTTttagtggaggagctgaagaagactggactccaagctgctcctgctgatcactgctatgctggaccTGAAGATGTGTCCTGTGATGTCTGCactgggagaaaactgaaagctgtcAAGTCCTGTCTGGTGTGTCTGGCTTCTTACTGTGAGAATCACCTCCAGCCTCATTATGAATCGGCAACTTTTCAAAagcacaagctggtggagccctgcaagaagctgcaggagaacatctgctctcgtcatgatgaggtgatgaagattTTCTGCCGCactgatcagcagtgtatctgttatctctgctccaTGCATGAACATAGAGGccacgacacagtctcagctgcagcagagaggactgagaggcaga from the Channa argus isolate prfri chromosome 18, Channa argus male v1.0, whole genome shotgun sequence genome contains:
- the LOC137103605 gene encoding plancitoxin-1-like, which produces MWRLVLTVSLLCCSSEASVTCKDENDGEVDWFILYKAPKNVKYQNKVTTGLEFIFISPQGSTITAARNQKPIDDPNGILANTLRPLFNVGNNKPPDFGFISYSDQPPDHHAGHTYGHSKGVVMLDQSSGVWLLHSTPRFPYRRDKNFWPSGGSRNAQTFICVTFPYDQFEKIGKHLQYIRAYAFEHHIPTGFHDELQKVKDQVDPVPPSSVFQDLQSKKGQMFHSISKQLLKVNNPPAKKQRIDPSLLSANTVGDADLYVAILKKADSPVKVQSWGCQRGRVKNSWTIDGKTLENTECLKTDFGNWKPSKDHSKWCVTTDQNKPFTCIADVNRSESQFERPGGALCIKNEEITNILKGMIGTVADCNADSDCDPNIDSDD
- the LOC137103606 gene encoding E3 ubiquitin/ISG15 ligase TRIM25-like, with the translated sequence MAQKGVQLDRETISCSICLDLLKDPVTIPCGHSYCMKCIKRFWDEEDGKKLHSCPQCRQTFTPRPVLVKNSMLAVLVEELKKTGLQAAPADHCYAGPEDVSCDVCTGRKLKAVKSCLVCLASYCENHLQPHYESATFQKHKLVEPCKKLQENICSRHDEVMKIFCRTDQQCICYLCSMHEHRGHDTVSAAAERTERQRELEGSRQKLQQRIQDREKDMKLLQQEVEAISLSADKAVEDSEKIFTELIRLMDKRRSDVKQQIRSQQETEVSRVKELQEKLEQDITELKRKDASLEQLSLTEDHIQFFHSYPSLSALSEPTDSSSINIRPLRYFEDVTAAVSELRDQLQDVLRKRWTSVSLTHGDSNARANTRQEVQEKIY